One stretch of Zingiber officinale cultivar Zhangliang chromosome 6B, Zo_v1.1, whole genome shotgun sequence DNA includes these proteins:
- the LOC121988934 gene encoding UDP-glycosyltransferase 73C3-like, producing the protein MTKKMINIIESSSGQEKPHFVLVPLFAQGHMIPMVDLACLLAARGALVTVVTTPLNSTRFKALIDRANARGLLIRLAKLRFPCAEVGLPEGSENIDHIKTREEANKYFEALSMMAGPLVACLRQLQPKPTCLVSDSCNPWTRDVARELGLLRFIFHGPSCFFLLCSRNVHEYASSGDVPGDMFQPFFIPGLPQKIEVVRAQALRFFDYPEREKLQEQVTEAEATADGLIINTFRELETPFLNLYQKALGKTIWPIGPVSLANKEAEYTVLRGNKTTANEAELISNWLDAKDTASVIYVSFGTLATNSPSHTFEIGAGLEASNRPFVWVIKQRDMSPEVEKWLPELEERTRSRGLILKGWAPQVMILSHPSVGAFLTHCGWNSTLEAVSLGIPMITWPHLADQFLNENLVVKVLQTGVALKPQMKTLYVSRESEGLIAREDVERAIEAVMDGGEEAQARRQRAKQLAIEAKKAMEPGGSSYESLTLMIQHVLDATTVKLYVTETQI; encoded by the coding sequence ATGACCAAGAAGATGATCAACATCATCGAGTCCAGCAGCGGGCAAGAGAAGCCTCACTTCGTGCTGGTGCCGCTCTTCGCGCAGGGGCACATGATCCCCATGGTCGACCTGGCCTGCCTCCTCGCCGCTCGCGGAGCCCTCGTCACCGTCGTCACTACTCCCCTCAATTCCACCCGGTTCAAGGCCCTCATCGACCGCGCCAACGCCCGCGGCCTCCTCATTCGCCTGGCCAAGCTCCGCTTCCCCTGCGCCGAAGTCGGCCTGCCGGAGGGCAGCGAGAACATCGACCACATCAAGACCCGCGAAGAGGCGAACAAGTACTTCGAGGCGCTGAGCATGATGGCCGGACCGCTGGTTGCCTGCCTTCGCCAGTTGCAACCAAAGCCGACGTGCCTCGTCTCCGACTCGTGCAATCCCTGGACGAGGGACGTTGCGCGGGAGCTGGGACTGCTCCGCTTCATTTTTCACGGGCCAtcctgcttcttcctcctctgcagCCGCAACGTTCACGAATACGCGTCCTCCGGAGACGTCCCCGGCGACATGTTCCAGCCCTTCTTCATCCCCGGCTTACCTcagaaaatagaggtggttagaGCCCAGGCTTTGAGGTTTTTCGACTACCCAGAGCGGGAAAAGCTTCAAGAACAGGTAACAGAGGCCGAAGCCACGGCAGATGGGTTGATCATCAACACCTTCCGCGAGCTAGAGACTCCCTTCCTCAACCTCTACCAGAAGGCTCTAGGCAAGACGATCTGGCCTATTGGACCGGTGAGCCTCGCCAACAAGGAAGCCGAATACACAGTCTTGCGCGGCAACAAGACGACTGCTAATGAAGCGGAGCTAATTTCCAATTGGCTCGACGCCAAGGACACGGCGTCCGTCATTTATGTCAGCTTCGGCACGCTCGCCACCAATAGCCCCTCGCATACCTTCGAGATCGGAGCTGGGTTGGAGGCGTCCAACCGGCCGTTCGTTTGGGTGATCAAGCAGAGGGACATGTCgccggaggtggagaaatggCTGCCGGAGTTGGAGGAGCGGACGAGGTCGCGGGGGCTGATACTGAAGGGGTGGGCGCCACAGGTGATGATCCTCTCCCACCCCTCCGTAGGGGCATTCCTAACGCACTGCGGCTGGAACTCGACGCTGGAGGCGGTGTCCCTCGGAATTCCCATGATCACGTGGCCGCACCTTGCGGACCAGTTTCTGAACGAGAATTTGGTGGTGAAGGTTCTGCAGACCGGCGTGGCGCTGAAGCCCCAAATGAAGACGCTCTATGTGTCGAGGGAGAGCGAGGGCTTGATCGCGCGAGAGGACGTGGAACGGGCTATAGAGGCGGTGATGGATGGAGGAGAGGAGGCGCAGGCGAGAAGACAGAGGGCGAAGCAACTGGCGATCGAGGCGAAGAAAGCGATGGAACCTGGCGGGTCGTCTTACGAGAGCTTAACGCTAATGATTCAGCATGTTTTAGACGCGACTACTGTTAAGCTATATGTTACGGAAACACAGATATAG
- the LOC121988936 gene encoding UDP-glycosyltransferase 73C4-like, protein METEKIDKFFLATSMLTEPLVAYLRQQWPKPTCLVSDSSNPWTRDVARELGLLRFIFHGPSCFFLLCSHNVHEYASSGDVPGDFFQPFFVPGLPQKIEVVRVQALRFFDYPGWEKFLEQKTEAEATADGHIINTFRELESPFLDHYQRALGKTIWHIGPVSLSNKKPEDAIFRGDKTIAEEARRISNWLDAKDTASVIYVSFGTIVSNSPSHTLEIGTGLEASNRPFIWVIKQWDILPEVEKWLPELEERTRSRGLILKGWAPQVMILSHPSVGAFLTHCGWNSTQEAVSLGIPMITWPHLADQFLNENLVVKVLQTGVALKPQMKTLYVSRESEGLIAREDVERAIEAVMDGGEEAQARRQRAKQLAIEAKKAMEPGGSSYESLTLMIQHVLDATSVKLHDTETTVR, encoded by the coding sequence ATGGAAACCGAGAAGATAGATAAGTTCTTCCTGGCGACAAGCATGCTGACCGAGCCATTGGTTGCCTACCTTCGCCAGCAGTGGCCCAAACCAACGTGCCTCGTCTCTGACTCGAGCAATCCCTGGACGAGGGATGTCGCGCGCGAGCTAGGCCTGCTTCGCTTTATTTTCCACGGGCCCTCCTGCTTCTTCCTCCTTTGCAGCCACAATGTTCACGAATACGCATCCTCCGGAGATGTTCCCGGCGACTTCTTCCAGCCGTTCTTCGTCCCCGGCTTGCCTCAGAAAATAGAGGTGGTCAGAGTGCAGGCTTTGAGGTTCTTTGACTACCCCGGGTGGGAGAAATTTCTAGAACAGAAAACGGAGGCCGAAGCCACGGCTGATGGGCACATCATCAACACCTTCCGTGAGTTGGAGTCTCCCTTCCTCGACCACTACCAGAGGGCTCTCGGCAAGACGATATGGCATATCGGACCGGTGAGCCTCTCCAACAAGAAACCCGAAGACGCAATCTTTCGCGGCGACAAGACTATAGCCGAAGAGGCGCGGCGGATTTCCAATTGGCTCGACGCCAAGGACACGGCTTCCGTCATCTATGTCAGCTTCGGGACGATCGTCTCGAATAGCCCCTCACATACCTTGGAGATCGGAACTGGGTTGGAGGCGTCCAACCGGCCGTTCATTTGGGTGATCAAGCAGTGGGACATATTgccggaggtggagaaatggCTGCCGGAGTTGGAGGAGCGAACGAGGTCCAGGGGGCTGATACTGAAGGGGTGGGCGCCGCAGGTGATGATTCTCTCCCACCCCTCCGTAGGGGCATTCCTAACGCACTGCGGCTGGAACTCGACGCAGGAGGCGGTGTCCCTCGGAATTCCCATGATCACGTGGCCGCACCTTGCGGACCAGTTTCTGAACGAGAATTTGGTGGTGAAGGTTCTGCAGACCGGCGTGGCGCTGAAGCCCCAAATGAAGACGCTCTATGTGTCGAGGGAGAGCGAGGGCTTGATCGCGCGAGAGGACGTGGAACGGGCGATAGAGGCGGTGATGGATGGAGGAGAGGAGGCGCAGGCGAGAAGACAGAGGGCGAAGCAACTGGCGATCGAGGCGAAGAAGGCGATGGAACCTGGCGGGTCGTCTTACGAGAGCTTAACGCTAATGATTCAGCATGTTTTAGACGCGACTTCTGTTAAGCTACATGATACGGAAACAACAGTGAGATAA
- the LOC121991379 gene encoding UDP-glycosyltransferase 73C6-like encodes MTKKVINIIEPSSGQEKPHFVLVPLFAQGHMIPMVDFGCLLAARGALVTIVTTPVNTTRIKSFVDRANADGLVIRLAELQFPCAEVGLPEGSENAD; translated from the coding sequence ATGACCAAGAAGGTGATCAACATCATCGAGCCCAGCAGCGGGCAAGAGAAGCCTCACTTCGTGCTGGTGCCGCTGTTCGCTCAGGGGCACATGATCCCCATGGTCGACTTTGGCTGCCTCCTCGCCGCCCGCGGGGCCCTCGTCACCATCGTCACTACTCCAGTCAACACTACTCGAATCAAGTCCTTCGTCGATCGCGCCAACGCTGATGGCCTCGTCATCCGCCTTGCTGAACTCCAATTCCCCTGCGCCGAGGTCGGTCTGCCGGAGGGCTCCGAGAACGCTGAC